From the genome of Nicotiana tabacum cultivar K326 chromosome 2, ASM71507v2, whole genome shotgun sequence:
gtgcctatATTCTGGAATTCTTCTTATTAGAAAGTCAGGATTACATACCTCATGCAAAGGctaagaagtgcagaatactatATTATTTTCTTGGGGCAGTTAGATTTGTTCCACCACCCTTGGAGCATAGTAGAAAATttgaagcaaaacttggggttcaattcataagctcgatgtggaggcaaaaagtgattcgcaTCGTGCCGCGatattaaatcaagcgcttgttgagaggcaacccagctttactattttttttttgttgtattaTTTTGTTAGTGtcgttttttattttataggAGCAGGGggaagcaaagccattggaagaAAGCAAAAGCAAGTGAGATGGTTAGAATTAAGTATGGGGTGCCCGCAAAAAGAACCAagtctgggagaagtctgagtaccccatgagctgctaatgcttcggcctttggcctacgagagagtttcttttaccctcttgtatttatgggtgtgcattggggacaatgcataatTTTATGTGTGGGGTGAAGAGACTGTTTGGGTGTTCCTATCCTATTTTAGTTGTATTATTTTTTGTGTgttgagaataaaataaaaaaataaaaaaatattaggtAAAAATAATTCCTCTTGACTTTTCTTATagccacggttcttttcaaagggACGACTCTTTGAACCGGATAGTAATTTTTTTGTAGGTAGAATTTTTATAAGgttttggacttttcccgacgatggacatcctagatagttttcttgagggtttaaagtccaacgaaaaaacacaaaaagattttcattatttttctttttgaattgatAATGGAATGGGAAGACGCTTGAGTATCTATGCTTTTTGACATGTTTTATATCGAGACTTAAGTCCGGAGCATTTGAACTGAGTACTTTCTTCATGATCTTTGTAATTATATGCCTTGAAAATATGTGTGGCTTCCTTTTGACAGCAAGGCTCATCTTTCGACTCTTGTGATTAATTCTCGTATGCTTCAATTTTATGATGACTATGCTAGCTGATTTAACTTGAGAGCTGGGTCCGAGCTATCTTGAGGGAGTCATGTGCATTGTGTGAGATAATATTTTGGTGTACTATGTGTCATTCTTGCTAGTCTAGAACGTTTCCCGTGTGCGAGTCAAAGCGAAATGATTAAGTCTTGTAAGCTTGGAAGGTGATATAGGCTTTCTTTGATTGATCATTTAGCCTATTTGCCTACCAGTGCTAACATTATCcgtagtcaacccttttgagcctatagaccttttctttggcaaccaaATTATAAGCCAAATCCCCTGTGTTCTTAATCAAACCTTGTTGAATCTTTACCCCCGAAAGCACTTAAGTAGCTAGTAAAGTAAAGAAAGAGATTGGGTAGCTTTTGAGTGAAACCATAGAGAGGCCGACAAGGTGCACTTTTGTATAAACAAAATAAAGGTACTAGCCGAAAATATCAAATTAGGGAgagtgaaaggaaaaaaaagaaaaaaaaatgaataacacCTCTCATATGTTTGTCTGGACTTgtgagtatctatatgttgatgtGCATAATGAAGAAGGGCCTAAATGTATATGGTTTCATGGCAAGACATCGAATTGATCATGACAAGAAGGTGTTTAGAAGTGAAGTATAGTGTATTAAAGTGATTatgagggttagtcactatttttTCAAACATATCCTACATGTCCTTTAGCCTACATTGCGATCTATAAAAGTCGTACTTGATCCTAGACATTGCGAGCTTAGATTAGTCGAGtcttacactacgggcaagcctatagtATGAGCTTTCCTGGCATAAGagtttctttgtgagagtgagtgaattctttcaaTATTTGAGTCCTTAGATTATGCTTGAACTTATATTtgagtgtgtggactattttCTCTGTAGTTTGttagtgagggcacatgatttgcaaAGGATTAGTAGAGACCTTGATTTTTGAGTTGGCACAAGGAGCGAGTCATAGCATGCAATGCATTGGAGTCAAGTTTTGAGGCGGGGATGTTAGAAAGAGTCACATGAATtttttaaataatcttggcatgagTTTAAAACTTGAAGAAATGTATGAAGAGTGCATAAGTTGGGTTGTAAGCGTTGATATAAACCATTGTCATTGGTGTGATGCTTGAGTATGTTTTGAAAGGTATTTCTTGCCTATGCGCTTAATTTtaagttgctcgaggacgagcaagagtttaagtgtggggtggtgataaaAGATAAAAAGTGCATGATTTGAGTTGGTTTGTGTGTTATTTGTTGTTTAAGTTGCGGGAGATCATACCGCTTTTGAAGTGAAAATATGCTCATTACGTATTTTTTAGGTGTAGGAACAAACTTATGCGGAAAAGGATCAAATAGGagaaaatttggtgaaaaaagaGCTGAAGAAAAAAGTTCCGGGCAGCGAAGCGAGGTTTACTTCGCCAGACCGGGACCGGAGTAGAAGAAACTAGAAAAGTCCCGGACAGCGAAGCGAGGTTCACTTCGCTAGACCGGGACCGTAGTAGAAGAAAACAACTTCTCCAATccgaaatagaagaagaaaaattcgcCCCATACAAACCCTAGTCGCTATAAATACATCCTAAAATGTGATTTTTAGGGGGAGACACTACTTTGGAGGGAGAGATGACtttaaggaggcaagaacacgctaGGAGCAAGACGGAGAATtattctacgagtttttcactttcttcttcctatttccattattggttatgaattctagtattgtagttttgcatactattatgaatagctaatttgttatctagagttttgatggaaccttttgtaggataaattcttgttatgtttttatataattgagccgttggatttctctacttgttcaactacatgattattgttattgattgaatggccatcaattgacagtgcctatttagtgtgtattttTTGAGAGAGGGTACATAATTAGGTAGTTGTTAAACATCATCACTCCTAACATATGTGAGAAATTAATACGGAGGGTTAAAAGgcaggattagagataacgaaaccttgatgCGATCGTAGTGAGCGATAAATTAGTGctagctagcgtagttcgagagaatatctCGTAAATtttggtagttgctcgagagagaattacgacacccgaagtactcacgatcggtagagaataattaggcgaaattatagaagacataacGGGAagaattccgacaattggggagatcataactctagacctccttaatcgtGTCTCCAAACTTTAGTATCTTTAGTTATTAATCTACTactttaatttattagttaattagttagacataagaatcttaatatttataacttatgaATTATTCgaatttgtcttcttagtgataatAAACtgttgtagctaaaccttagttctctttgggattcgactccggacttttagaccgaattatatttacagcgaccgcttatcctttttaggactagagttgggcgtgatcactgTGTAAACTCTTTGATGACTTGTACGTCAACTAGGTTATCTCCTATCTATGTGCATTGTATTAGTTTTCAATTCAGTTTGTCGCACACTGAATTTGATTGTCATTTTTTTGCGAGAAGCTTTTAGATGACCTTATCTCCCTTAGCTATTCTATTATCTAACAAGGGAGAGTTAACATACACCTGGACGACATGTCTGCTTAGGATTTAGGGGGCATTAATGTCTTCTTGCTTTAATATGTGCTTCCTCCTATGAGTACCATCAGCTAGTTTGTTTGAACTCTAATATTTTAGGCCCACAACAGAATACACTTTTGTGAGGTTAGGTTGACATGTGAAGAACCCACAAGTTCATCCCAACTTTATGGCTCGTGGCATACGTGAGCTGTGACAAATATTACAGTAATATGTTCAATTTTCTCTCTTTGGTATTAGCATTAACCTAGCTTTGCTTTCTAGAGGAGTCTTCACCCACGGCCCGCGTACTTTcactttttttattataaattttcTAGAGTAAAGTGTTTTACATTAAAATTAACAAAGTATTCAATAAAATTAACAAAATTAGAAAACATAAGCCACATAACAGAAAAATAGGATATATTTTCTAACTGTGTGATTCACTTTACGAAATTCATTATATAAATTTGTGTGTGTATGGAGATAGATATACCAATTTAAATTATGTAAATACtttgtcttaattttttatttaattattaaaaataagaaCAAGCAGAATATTGACTATTATAAATAAGTAATTAGATGTATTCTATACCACAaattatttgcataagactaaTCCTTAAATATTACTACGCCATTTTAATTTGTATGCCAAACCCTTAAGTATTTTTATGGATTTCAAACCAATTGAATCTTCATGATAATTTTGAATGTCAGGTAAAAACTTGTAGGTGTACTCATTAATACATATGGTTTTAATTCAGGCACTTAATGCAAAAATTCTATTAAAAAAATGCGTCGAACTAGCACTTCTTGAGAAaagttattttatgtattttctttttatttaatttgcTTCTTTGTAAGTTTTTTCTTGATAACAATTCACGAAtgtataatataataaaaaattattatgaaGAGAGTTGAAGAGAAAGTCTTATCActttcttatttcctttttagctTTCATCTGTGTTTAACATTTGCATTTATGTTTTCTGCAAATCTGACATTAGATTATACTACATGTTAGacttatattttgtgattttggaATACTTGAAGATGAAGCTTAAAATACgaattataataaaaaaaaatacatgatAAAGGATAACATTTAGGCTAAGCTACGTTCATGCAATAATACTGTGAATTTATAAAATTTAATTGAGTAGTTTTCTCGATTGTTTTGTCTCAAAACCAAACAAGGAAACAAGAGTTGCCATAGAGACATCCTTTGgaccaccaaaaaaaaaaaataatgacatATTAGATAGACAAAATACATGCATTAATGAACAAGTTTGCAGCAAATGGGacagtaaaagaaaattctctgatTAACAAAATACAACTTCAGTATTTTGGGACAATGCAAGATAAAAAATAATGCAACAACTCAAATTCTCCAGAGATAATAATGGATAAGAATGAACCTTGCATCTTCATTCACCGGGTAATGAAAAAAGTTATATTAAATAAAGAATTCAAGTTTAACCAGACTTACGTACAATAACTTAATATTTAGAGTTTATATAGTGATAATTGAATATTCATATATAATTCCAACTCAAATTAAATATGAAATCAAATGGCTAACTCCGAATAAACCTGCAAGTAAAAGATTTATCTTAAAATATAATATCGATTAAGTAACCATAAATGTTTTTTATAGAACAAATGCAATAATAAACTAAAGAAACTATTTTTACCCATGCTAAGCATGGGCCATTCCTCATCTAGTATTCCTTCTAAACAGCAGCTTCCAAACATTTTCACAAACTCTGTACAAAAAATCTGTATAATTCAAAATTCAGATCCATGGATATCTTCCTATCTATTACTACCAAGTACACCTATTAAACACCTTCGCATGTTGGGCCGCAGAATCAGCCACAAGATCCAGGCAAGCAGTGGACCAAATCGTGCAACTTAAAGCCCACTTAGCCCAACCGATTTAGAgcttcaaaaatatttatttgtaaTTTTGTTGTATTTAGATTTTTTGTATTGCTCCTAATGTATACAATAAAATATAACAATCTGAACTTGGATAGTTTTTCCGTTTTTCTTATCCTAGCCGATCAGTTtctctctctcaaactctctggAATCATCTCTGTTCCTTCGTGTATTTGACTATGAATATAAAAAATATGGTGGTTTTCTGTTACATGTTTCCTTGAGGAAAATTGACCTTTTTCTTTAGTTTTGATTGaaccaaatatatcaaatcaGCTAAAGAACGTCAAATTAACGATATCTGATGTGGAGAATAAGGGTTGGGGTGCCATGAACAAGACACCGGAGTATCTAATTAAGGAGATCAAAATTTCCTTTTAAGTGTCGCTGGAACAAGTACTCTAGAGTCTCTCCGAAATGGATTTACTCTAACCTATGTTTGAAATGATTTTAAGTAGGCGACATGAGTTGGTTGAgatttgtaaaagaaaaaaaatgtatttGACGTTGAAATTGGAAAAAGGTATTTGGTCAaagttggtttgacatgattaAGAGATAAAAAGTTCAAGTTTGACGTTGAATTAATATTCCCAATTTGATTAAAAACACACTTATTTGAAATAATATCAGTTATGAGGCGAATTCCAAATATTATTTCAAATCGTTGAgccaaaatattttatatatatatatatatatatatatatatatatatatatatgtccaaagATTAAGGGATGGGATGGCATGCAGCAATGGATCGGCGGTCAAGAGAAAAAAGGACATTACGGGATGGAAGGACATGCAACAATGGATGGTCACAAGTTATAAAATACAATATTGCTCCAGAATAATTTAAAGTTATTTGGTACATTGCATCAATTGATTTTGAAGATTCATCAAGAAGCATTGAATTGCATCCAACTACCAAGTAGGTAAAAATCCCAGTAACTCTTTAATTCCCATAGCTAAAAACTACTGTGGATTAGTCACAAACTTCTCTATATAAGGGCACTCAAGAACCATTCTCCTCTCACACCTACTTCACTTTCCAAGCTAAACTATTACTTCAAAAATCACAACTTTtcttatttcaaaattaaactatATTTCGTCAAAATGGCTAAGGTTGCAAGCTTAGCAGTAGTGTGCATAGCTGCTATGCTGATTGCAATAGTTGCAAGCCATGCAGAGGCAGTAGTCACATGTGGGACGGTGGCGACAGATTTGTCACCATGCCTCGACTACGTTAGGATGGGTGGAGCTATCCCTGCAATGTGCTGCAACGGTAATATTGTTGAACTTATAACTATCTCATTTAAAAGTTTAAGTAGTTAGATAAAtagatttattttttaattacttaGTTATTTTATGTCTCAACAGGTATTAGGAGCCTTTTCAGTGCAGCAAGTACCACGCAAGATCGCCAAACTGTTTGCAATTGCATGAAATCTGCTGCTGGTGCTATCAGTGGAGTTAATCTCAACCTAGCTGCTGCCCTTCCCAACAAATGTGGTGTCAATATTCCCTACAAGATCAGCCCATCCATTGACTGCGCCAAGTATATATATTCTTTTCatatatttctttccttaatattTCGCAACATTTTTGTGCTTAACTACCATTGTACCATTGTAAAGTACAATTTCTATATAAAAGTATTTTTCACTATCAGGTCACGACAACTATAGTTATTCGTCCATTAAAAGTAACATTAGTTACTTGATAAGGCATGTTCAATACATTGTTCAGAGTAAAAGTTCTTTACACTGCCAGCATATATAAAGTAACTAACTGTAATTTTCATTTGTTGGTAATAAATATTGCAGGGTGCAGTAAAGTTGTTGAAAACTCGTAACTCTGTGGTAGCAGGATGTGGAGTAGCAGATATTGTGATTGTCTGTGATGAAGTTAATAAGATGAATATTTTGATGCTTTCAACATTATTCGCCTGTGTTCGGCTTTCCTGTTTTTAGTAGTTTTAGTAGTACCTTGTATGCATGATATTTTCTCTAGCTTCTTAATTAGTGCTTAAGAGGTTGTACCATTTGTGGTCCTCTTAACTCTAATGAGTATATCATGTATTAACAGCGTGCTACTTTTAATGGTAAAATCTTTCCACCGTTGCTTCTTGCTTCTTATTGATATGGTGAATTGAGTCATTATCACTTTTAAAAATCCTTCCAATATTTTCGGAAAGTTTGCTGAACTTACATAACTAAAGAGAGATGGAATTGGTTCTTAATTAATGtgttgtttaaccaaaaaatgattttcaaggtcaaagtaataaattttatattacgggccacaagcaaccgattcgatccgaaagatataaatttttattaatacaacgtgatagagtagtgaaaaataaattcttgacagataatataataaatataaaatagagAAGAAATAATTCTTATTtaatgatccttgataggatgATGAGCCGAACAGAGCTTAAAGGGATGAACGATGGCTAACTTAGGAGCGAGATGCTATGAATTACAATGTATAGAATTGTAGAGAAGATAATTAGATTCTCCTGATTGTGATAAAAGTGTgtctatttatagggctaaatctaagtaaccattctccttgaattatggGTCCATTATGATCATTTAATCAATCGATCCGttacttttggaagacttgtaacAACTGTATAAATGCTGAAGTTccataactgatgagttaattctgtaactgatgagttaattccataaATGATGAGTTAACTCTGTAACTAATGAGTCAATCCCATTCCTGTTGAGTCAATCCCATGCCTATTGAGTCAATATCGTGCATGTTGAGACAATCTCAGGCATGTTGAGTCAATCTCATAATTTATTGCCTTGTTGTGACCGTTATaattatttattgcatttattgtaTGTTACATAATTGATTTGTAACGGATGGCGTAATGATGATAAATCCCACTCATTTGTAATTATAAACTATTCTCCCGTACTGGATCCGGGGCTATTCTGTGATGATCAATTCCGAGACTAACAGGCACGGTACGAGTATGTTCGATTCCGGAGTATTTCACATATCACCTTTACATGTCATTCTTTACCTTTCTCATAACTTTACTAACACGTGTCGCCATTTAATAGATCCATGTGGGAGTCTATTTTTGACTAATACATTGCTGCCTAGTTACTTCAAAGTAAAAATAGAGAACTCGTAAACTCTTACATGAAAAATCAACCTAGCTCAAAGGTATAAATTAAAATCATGACCTGTCCTCGTGGAATTTAACCCAAACTCCCAGGAGCCAAGAAAAGTCCTGGTTCTGAAAAGACATATTATGTTAATTTTTGTCCTCCTTAAAAGAAGTTACTAGTATTTTTGACTTCAAGACATTTTTAGCCATTAATCTTTTAGCATCACTATTTGGACATAATATTATAGCATTAGATGGAACTTTCATCCAGAGATGATCAAATAGTTTAGTTCAAAGTTTGGTGAGATATTTACGGTGAGAAAATAGAGCGCAACGGCTTTTCAAACATAGAGCGTCTCATAGTATCAGATGTAGAAGCATGCCCATTCTTAATAAGATGTTTCGAGTTTGAgccataaatataaaattttttgggtaaaaagtaatttttttaatgAGTCTTATGCAGCATGAATCCCGGTTAGTCAGACCCAAATGAGAATATCATTCATCAAGCGGGAAACCAAAGAAAAAAACATGTAGAAGCATGTAATCCAAATTAGCCATTGTTCaaccaaaaataaaacaattatTCTGCACAGCCAAAAGTAATGTTTCAAGCTTTGATAATGTCTTAATTTTAACATATTCGAATCCATGCTCTGATAatatcttaaataaaatcatCTGCAAAGTATTACTAACTAAACTTTAAGCAGGCTAATTTCGCTTTTTAAGTGTGGCAATGTTGTTAAACCTGCATTATTTAATATTCTAACATGATATTGCAATTACACATAGTACTTCTAGTATTTATTTAAGAcatcatataattttttttttttgttctttaaataaatattagACATACtactttttgttgttgtttaacAATAAGAAATATTTGTTAGAGAAAGCAACTCTTGCTATTTTTCCTAAAATAAACTGGTTAATGAAGTAAAGGTTTAAAGACAAAACAGGAAAAAGAGAACAAAAGGCATAGGGGACTAAGCAAGAATCTCGGCAAGAAATATCATTTGAGAGAAAGAGGACATGCCCTTAAATCTCTTTATAATGAAACTGTATATGAGAATTTAATTCAACTTTCTCGCATAATATAGAAGTTAccagaaaaagagagaaatggAAATGATGTTTATTTGACTATATGGTAAAGACTTGAAGACAAATAGTGTTGTACAAGGTTGCTTGTATTTGATAGAGACCAAGTTGTTCTGAAGTCGAAGGGGTTCGTTTACGGGAAGATGCTGATGTTAGTACCTCTCAATCCTAACGTACGTACACTCCGGCCTAACAAATCATAAGCACCTTTATGGGTTGCTTGGTATGATGTATAAGCAAACATAATTCTGAAATAAAAATTTAGTATCGTCTTATCCCTTGTTTGGTTATTAATTTTGAGATAAATTATATCAGGATTAAAAATAGTATCGAGATAATTTATATCTGTCAGAGGATGGAATACTAATCGCAAGATAAAGTAGTAAAATTAACAATCAATATTAGGATAACTAGTCCCGACATAATTAATCTCAATATAATTAATCCAAACATAATTTATATTCAAACCCGTCGACCCCTTAATTAATTTGCTAAGAGGGTGTCTGAAGTGGAGCTGGGTGCAGCACGAAATAATAAATATTGTCAGGTTGTAACATAGCTGAAAGATGAGATAACTCATGACCTACTCTAATAAATATCAACATTTTTGGGAATGCATGGTTACCCTTAaaatagataacaattaaatttgtacgcgattttaagaatatgtagattgattcaacacaaataatcgaGAATGTTAGATAAAcaaattaaagataaaatgaataaccaaaccaattgtgACGTTACGTCCGAGCTCGGATTTAAGCTGAGCAGCAGTTTTGCCCTCGACCGGACCCTCAATTCAAAGCCGATTGTGTATGAagaacaacaataaaataagaaCTTTGCAATTGCTAGAAAGCAAAAAAATGAACTTGTATTGCCTTGGTTTGCGTGTTACAATATGTTTTATTAAAGAAAAACTTTTCcattatatagtaggagagtttaaCCCTTAGGATAAGtctaaaaagggtaaaaatcCTCCTCTCTCGTCAATTATTGATCTGTAACCGCTGAGCGAGATCCGcaccgtgatatccggttggttCCGGATATCACGTCCCTCTATTTGTCGCCAACAACCATTCATTGCGCTTCTCGAAGTCTCAGAACTTGTCCCAAGCCCAGGGTCCATCATTTTATCAGGTCCGATGGCGAGCTCTCTGCTCGGGCTTCGATACAAAGAGTTCCCAGCTTCGATTTCGATCTCAAATATTCATACTCTTACTTCATTTGATCTACCGGAAAATCGGTGTGTGCGTGAACCACGATTTGACTCGCATACAGATACTCCCCTCGTTTCTTATAGAGTAGGTTTCCCAAAACGATGAAAAACGATAGATGAACCTCTTCAAACACGTGTCGATCATCGGATGGTTGTCTTCGAATATGAAACATCGCGTGTTGATTgcattttcccctataaaagcttcGACTTTTTGTACTTCTTTCACTTTCTGATCCTAGCTTTTACCTTCGAATTTTCTAGCGGCTTTCAACCTTTTCAAgtcttcatatcttcatctctAATCTTCATGCTTGTTCTTACATTTCTAACCCAGATTTTTACATCTTCATCtcaccttcaaaccttcatactcttttcttcaaagcttcatactttttctttcaaaccttcatacttttccttcaaatcttcatattttccTCCAAAGCTTCATATTTTCGCAGATGACGATGGCTAAAACCTCCAAGTCAGTTCCTCAGCAGGCTGCCCCTTCATCTTCTCACCTGAGGTGGCTGCTACTGAGGTGGCTCCTGAGCACCCCATGAAAAGCTTCATACCCGGGGGCTTCTCTATCGGGGATGACTTCAAGGTCGAGAAGGCCTCTAGCCAACAAGACCGGGGTGAGGGAGCATCGAGATACATCTGCTCTGTCACCAAAGAAACTTTACCCGTAGTCCTAGCAGACTGTAAATGGGAGGGTAAAGACGTGGTTGTCCCTGCGCATGAGGACGATATAACCACCCACATGAAGGGgtatctgagtgtttacacttaccccttcacgctcGCCCCGGTAGATCCCATAGTTCATGATTTCTGCAAGAGATACGAGGTGTGCCTTGGGCAAATCTACCCATCCTTCTGGAGGATTGTGGCCCTCTTGCGCTACTTCATAAATAATACCGAGTCTCACCgattcaccctcgaccacctactCCGTTTATACAGTCCTCGAATCTTCTgagggggactgatcaagctcgTCTGCCGAGCAagtatcacgaccccaatttccttcAGTGGGATGTCGTGACAGcactagtctctaagactaggtaagcttaacaattTTGCGGAATAAATGAATATAAAGCTGAAACTCAACCTGAACATCTGAATTTAATAAGAACTGCGATTTGAaatttacaactcccaaaactcggtagaaatATGTCACAAGCTCTAAATAGAAAAtgctaagtgtctctatacattaaagtctaatgaaaataaagaaaataacatcatagagatagagggggactccgagatctgcggacgctgacaaatgtaccttgaagtctccacgtacgggTTAGCTCACTGGTACCTGGTCTGgtaagcggtacctggatctgcacaaaaagatgtgcagaagtgtagtatgagtacactacaacggaacccagtaagtgccaagcctaaccttagtagagtagtgacgaggttaggtcaaggccctactggaataaaagggaaacaaggcagaagatataataatataatggaatgactgagaatttaaacaaCGAGAAATTACATAAAGGTAACAACACAACAAATaaaggtaaacaacaggggcgctcccgaggtaccggcTCATAgtt
Proteins encoded in this window:
- the LOC107804193 gene encoding non-specific lipid-transfer protein 1-like translates to MAKVASLAVVCIAAMLIAIVASHAEAVVTCGTVATDLSPCLDYVRMGGAIPAMCCNGIRSLFSAASTTQDRQTVCNCMKSAAGAISGVNLNLAAALPNKCGVNIPYKISPSIDCAKVQ